One Oryza sativa Japonica Group chromosome 8, ASM3414082v1 DNA window includes the following coding sequences:
- the LOC4345149 gene encoding DNA replication complex GINS protein PSF3 — translation MPGYYDIDDILMEEEPISVVFQVSANGVGLLDPGAERNSVEKGAKVDLPFWLAHGLLSLEQAVSINVPPCFTQKTRKEIQADAACVDLRIRCPYFYELGCKIVPLVNDRSIGLFLRYAFTSRYKEILSKSHSSSMMTVPKFVPRLTKEEAQVFESARDSMTAFKKWRAGGVRLQKASILGRKRKTKLPDGPSAP, via the exons ATGCCTGGTTATTACGACATCGATGATATCCTGATGGAGGAGGAG CCTATTTCGGTAGTTTTTCAAGTGAGTGCAAATGGTGTTGGACTACTAGATCCTGGCGCTGAAAGAAACAGT GTTGAAAAGGGTGCTAAGGTGGACCTTCCATTTTGGCTTGCACATGGGCTGCTGTCTCTGGAACAAGCAGTTTCAATAAATGTACCTCCTTGCTTCACCCAGAA AACCCGGAAGGAGATCCAAGCTGATGCAGCCTGTGTTGATTTGAGGATTCGTTGCCCTTACTTCTATGAGCTAGGATGCAAGATAGTCCCTTT GGTGAACGACAGGAGCATTGGACTGTTCTTGCGCTATGCATTCACTAGTAGGTACAAGGAGATACTAAGCAAGTCACACAGCTCTTCCATGATGACAGTGCCCAAGTTTGTTCCGCGCCTTACAAAAGAAGAAGCTCAAG TGTTCGAATCTGCTAGGGACTCGATGACCGCTTTCAAGAAGTGGCGCGCTGGCGGTGTGAGGCTGCAGAAAGCGTCCATTCTTGGTAGGAAAAGGAAGACAAAACTGCCTGATGGACCTTCTGCACCTTGA